The Cloeon dipterum chromosome X, ieCloDipt1.1, whole genome shotgun sequence genome includes a window with the following:
- the veli gene encoding protein lin-7 homolog C has translation MSTTVAEPLTLARDVKRAIELLEKLQKSGEVPPAKLAALQKVLQSDFLNAVREVYEHVYETVDIQGSQDIRASATAKATVAAFAASEGHAHPRVVELPKTDEGLGFNVMGGREQNSPIYISRIIPGGVADRHGGLKRGDQLLSVNGVSVEGENHEKAVELLKQAQGSVKLVVRYTPKVLEEMEMRFDKQRAARRRQQYQ, from the exons ATGTCCACAACCGTGGCAGAGCCGCTCACCTTGGCGCGAG ATGTGAAACGAGCAATCGAACTGTTAGAAAAGCTACAAAAAA GCGGCGAGGTTCCTCCGGCCAAACTTGCGGCTCTGCAAAAGGTTTTGCAGTCAGACTTCTTGAATGCTGTTCGTGAAGTGTACGAACATGTGTACGAAACTGTAGACATCCAGGGCTCCCAGGACATCAGGGCTTCTGCAACGGCCAAG GCTACTGTAGCTGCATTCGCAGCCAGCGAGGGTCACGCCCATCCGCGGGTGGTGGAGCTGCCAAAGACAGACGAGGGCCTCGGCTTCAATGTGATGGGCGGCAGGGAGCAGAATTCGCCCATTTACATTTCGCGAATCATTCCCGGTGGTGTGGCAGATAGGCACGGAGGCCTGAAGCGTGGTGATCAGCTCCTCTCCGTCAATGGAGTG TCTGTTGAGGGTGAAAATCACGAGAAGGCTGTGGAGTTGCTAAAGCAGGCGCAGGGGTCAGTGAAGCTGGTCGTGCGATACACGCCAAAG GTGCTGGAGGAGATGGAAATGCGGTTTGACAAGCAGCGAGCAGCTCGTCGCCGGCAGCAGTATCAGTAA
- the LOC135946176 gene encoding uncharacterized protein LOC135946176 has product MGTRVQGAVHSDKTLSGVSGLLEDLRRLLEDKDSADIVFLLGRDESPVYAHRLLLAARCTAFQGIKRGEICRIPGATVAAGTGGAPATVRLPHYSESNFKIFLVYVYTGKLVLQDSGVFEMMGLAHELGLEELRVSCEEHVTSTLAVVNACTFLAAAFEMYERSAPHGGRSAKTFLDKCISFIAENALDCFKTNSFLSLSKDALVKVISSDYLAVEEEEVFRAALAWAKHKAGVTQPTAHWAEEEKARVCQHLSGVISHVRLLLIDSQVFAEEVEPTGAVPIELSLERYRLAALPKKYSEQSDDKRCQPRMSCTLFPGSQILNLASPNSFGDDKSSYQRILNEWYGNPKQQWRLVFRASAHNYSAQAFHRLCDGISPTYTIVASKQGHICGGFSNVPWEKPQTISYYTYSDKAFLFTLANKQDIPPSKFPVVKRMFAVVYVPTCGPVFGAGADLSISNNCNQNSESYSNLPHSFDGEGASLNVLMGGYNFKVHDYEVFTPTGP; this is encoded by the exons ATGGGGACGCGCGTGCAGGGCGCCGTCCACTCTGACAAAACGTTATCAGGAGTGTCCGGTCTGCTAGAGGACCTGCGGCGGCTGCTCGAAGACAAGGATTCTGCGGACATCGTCTTCCTGCTTGGCAGAGACGAGAGCCCCGTTTACGCGCACAGACTGCTCTTGGCCGCCAG atGTACTGCCTTCCAAGGAATAAAAAGGGGCGAAATATGTCGAATTCCTGGAGCAACGGTGGCCGCGGGCACTGGTGGAGCACCGGCAACGGTCCGCCTGCCTCATTACTCGGAATCAAACTTCAAGATTTTCCTCGTCTACGTCTATACCGGAAAA ctgGTGCTGCAGGACAGTGGCGTCTTCGAGATGATGGGTCTGGCGCACGAGCTCGGCCTCGAGGAGCTCAGGGTGAGCTGTGAGGAGCACGTGACCTCCACCCTGGCTGTGGTCAATGCGTGCACCTTCCTTGCCGCCGCCTTCGAAATGTACGAACGCTCAGCGCCCCACG gcGGTAGAAGCGCTAAGACCTTTTTGGACAAATGCATCTCATTCATTGCTGAGAACGCTTTAGACTGTTTCAAGACAAATAGCTTCCTCTCACTGAGCAAAGACGCCCTCGTCAAGGTCATATCTTCAGATTAT TTGGCAGTTGAGGAGGAAGAGGTTTTCCGCGCAGCTCTAGCGTGGGCCAAACACAAAGCCGGCGTGACACAACCGACGGCGCACTGGGCCGAAGAGGAAAAAGCCCGCGTGTGCCAACACCTCTCCGGAGTAATCAGCCACGTCAGACTGTTGTTAATTG ACAGCCAAGTATTTGCCGAGGAGGTGGAGCCGACGGGTGCCGTGCCGATTGAGCTGTCCCTCGAGCGATACAGGCTTGCCGCCCTGCCCAAGAAATACTCGGAGCAGTCAGACGACAAACGCTGCCAGCCCCGCATGTCATGCACCCTGTTCCCTGGCTCGCAGATCCTAAACCTTGCCAGCCCGAATTCATTTGGAGAT GACAAATCAAGCTACCAACGAATTCTCAACGAGTGGTACGGAAATCCAAAGCAGCAGTGGCGCCTTGTTTTTAGGGCATCTGCGCACAACTACTCGGCGCAGGCCTTCCACCGGTTGTGCGATGGAATTTCGCCGACCTACACCATTGTTGCC agcAAGCAAGGCCACATATGTGGCGGCTTCAGTAACGTGCCATGGGAGAAACCACAAACCATAAGTTATTACACGTATTCGGACAAAGCGTTTCTCTTCACTCTGGCCAACAAGCAAGACATCCCTCCCTCAAAGTTTCCAGTCGTCAAACGGATGTTTGCAGTGGTGTATGTGCCAAC ttgCGGACCTGTTTTTGGAGCAGGAGCTGACCTGTCCATTAGCAACAATTGCAACCAGAACAGTGAAAGTTACTCGAATTTGCCGCATTCATTTGACGGAGAAGGCGCGAGCTTGAACGTCTTGATGGGAGGCTACAATTTCAAGGTGCACGACTACGAAGTCTTTACGCCAACTGGACCGTGA